A DNA window from Palaemon carinicauda isolate YSFRI2023 chromosome 39, ASM3689809v2, whole genome shotgun sequence contains the following coding sequences:
- the LOC137630964 gene encoding uncharacterized protein isoform X1 — protein sequence MDPQDLYRLESYCVGSPQETRRKSAPDIKSTAIECITCAVGSRRDIEEDVLSVPVSLLKELDDLHTKLADEIFTWKMIFVCVVGSARIFTVRYLNAVNRPFYRKFVLGTILKRNRTKLAC from the exons ATACAGGTTAGAGAGCTACTGTGTTGGCTCTCCTCAAGAAACGCGACGAAAATCCGCTCCTGATATAAAATCTACTGCAATTGAATGTATAACTTGTGCTGTAGGGTCAAGACGGGATATAGAGGAGGATGTTTTGTCAGTTCCTGTAAGCTTATTGAAGGAGCTGGATGACCTGCACACTAAATTGGCTGATGAAATATTCACATGGAAAATG ATCTTTGTATGTGTAGTAGGATCAGCAAGAATATTCACTGTCCGCTATCTTAACGCGGTAAATAGGCCATTTTATCGTAAGTTTGTTCTTGGTACTATACTGAAAAGGAATCGTACTAAGCTCGCCTGTTAG
- the LOC137630964 gene encoding uncharacterized protein isoform X2, whose product MDPQDLYRLESYCVGSPQETRRKSAPDIKSTAIECITCAVGSRRDIEEDVLSVPVSLLKELDDLHTKLADEIFTWKMHIRVIHILKKKSNREDGGAF is encoded by the exons ATACAGGTTAGAGAGCTACTGTGTTGGCTCTCCTCAAGAAACGCGACGAAAATCCGCTCCTGATATAAAATCTACTGCAATTGAATGTATAACTTGTGCTGTAGGGTCAAGACGGGATATAGAGGAGGATGTTTTGTCAGTTCCTGTAAGCTTATTGAAGGAGCTGGATGACCTGCACACTAAATTGGCTGATGAAATATTCACATGGAAAATG CACATACGTGTTATTCACATCTTGAAGAAAAAGTCAAATCGAGAAGACGGAGGTGCATTCTGA